The Cheilinus undulatus linkage group 2, ASM1832078v1, whole genome shotgun sequence genome has a window encoding:
- the aqp11 gene encoding aquaporin-11 isoform X2 encodes MSADVAVSLSVLVGVVALSEVTRRLCSRALTDTGLSVYAVELVSTFQLCCCTHELKLLSEVGGIEPRLALTFTYLAAVVHGLTFNGAIGNPSGALEHAYHAKLSCGSALRRIACQFAAAAAARAAVPMIWGMGLSGLHVRHKLLGFRCISPIHAPLLTAATVELGCAFAVQSAITRTRSVEEKYRVHAVAAVIATVVYAGVEALTVGAISSCKVSSAMSSTTASGQ; translated from the exons ATGTCTGCGGACGTGGCGGTGTCTCTGTCGGTGCTGGTGGGGGTCGTGGCTCTGAGCGAAGTGACCCGCAGGTTGTGTAGCAGAGCTCTCACGGACACCGGACTCAGTGTGTACGCCGTGGAGCTCGTTTCTACCTTCCAGCTTTGCTGCTGCACCCACGAGCTCAAACTGCTGTCAGAGGTGGGCGGGATCGAGCCTCGCCTCGCGCTCACCTTCACCTACCTGGCTGCTGTGGTCCACGGGCTCACCTTCAACGGGGCCATAGGAAACCCCTCCGGTGCGCTCGAGCACGCGTACCACGCAAAGCTCTCGTGCGGATCCGCACTGCGGAGAATCGCGTGCCAGTtcgctgctgccgctgctgcaCGAGCAGCGGTGCCGATGATCTGGGGTATGGGTTTGTCAGGGCTGCACGTGAGGCACAAGCTCCTCGGGTTCCGGTGCATCAGCCCCATTCACGCGCCCCTGCTCACAGCAGCCACGGTGGAGCTCGGCTGTGCCTTTGCGGTTCAGAGTGCTATCACGCGCACGAGATCCGTGGAGGAGAAATACCGCGTGCACGCTGTAGCTGCAGTCATTGCCACAGTGGTTTATGCAG GTGTGGAAGCTTTAACTGTTGGGGCCATTTCTTCATGCAAAGTTTCCTCTGCCATGTCTTCAACCACAGCTTCAGGACAGTGA